The following coding sequences are from one Beggiatoa alba B18LD window:
- a CDS encoding alpha-isopropylmalate synthase regulatory domain-containing protein, with amino-acid sequence MNTQEKRTVEIMDTTLRDGEQMQNVSYTPEEKLTISKILLTEVKVDRLEIASAKASEGERKSVIQVVNWAKSVNLVDRLEILSFVDGNKSIDWAKAVGIQRINLLTKGSHKHCTEQLRKTPEQHIADIQKTIDYALENGVAVNVYLEDFSNGIKNSPAYVYQIIEALLKLPIKRILLPDTLGILNPFATYEHISDVICRYPQAHFDFHPHDDYGLGTANALAAVKAGIHGIHATINGMGERAGNAALDEVAVALRDFLDVRLNIDEKMLYKASQYVEMFSGQRMANNKPIYGKNVFTQTAGIHADGDKKGNLYANPLMPERFNRKRDYALGKLSGRANLEMALQALEIELTEDEKKVLLQKIVEIGDRKEVITKEDLPYLISDIFGTTGELPFKLLHCSVNSTYGFKSLAVVRCCYLGQTQEGYAKGDGGYDAFMNAMKDILTAFQLPIPQLIDYIVTIPPGGKTDALVQTIITWQVQHNGDSKMLTTRGVDSDQIMAAIEATIKMVNLTIQHYERNTYTNDGNAILTSLNVTV; translated from the coding sequence GTGAATACGCAGGAAAAACGTACCGTCGAAATCATGGATACAACCTTGAGAGACGGCGAGCAAATGCAAAATGTCTCTTATACCCCAGAGGAAAAGCTCACTATTTCTAAAATCTTATTGACCGAAGTAAAGGTCGATAGGCTAGAAATTGCCTCCGCGAAAGCCTCTGAAGGCGAGCGTAAATCGGTGATTCAAGTTGTCAACTGGGCGAAAAGTGTCAACCTCGTTGACCGCTTAGAAATTCTCAGTTTTGTTGATGGCAATAAATCCATAGACTGGGCGAAAGCAGTTGGCATTCAACGCATTAATTTATTAACAAAAGGTTCTCACAAACATTGTACGGAACAGTTGCGTAAAACCCCTGAACAGCACATTGCCGATATTCAAAAAACCATCGATTACGCCTTAGAAAATGGCGTTGCTGTTAACGTCTATTTAGAAGACTTTTCCAATGGGATAAAAAACTCACCAGCCTATGTCTATCAAATCATTGAGGCACTGTTAAAACTCCCCATTAAACGAATTTTACTGCCTGATACCTTAGGGATTTTAAACCCCTTCGCAACTTACGAACATATCAGCGATGTGATTTGTCGCTATCCTCAAGCCCATTTCGATTTTCATCCGCATGATGATTATGGTTTAGGCACTGCGAATGCACTGGCAGCGGTTAAAGCGGGGATTCATGGCATTCATGCAACGATTAACGGCATGGGCGAACGGGCAGGCAATGCCGCGCTAGATGAGGTCGCTGTCGCGCTCAGAGATTTTCTGGACGTGCGCTTAAACATCGATGAAAAAATGCTATATAAAGCCTCGCAATACGTAGAAATGTTTTCAGGACAACGCATGGCGAATAATAAGCCAATTTATGGGAAAAATGTCTTTACCCAAACGGCGGGCATTCATGCCGATGGCGATAAAAAAGGCAATTTATACGCAAATCCCTTAATGCCTGAACGCTTCAACCGTAAACGCGACTATGCACTGGGAAAACTTTCAGGACGTGCCAATTTAGAAATGGCATTGCAAGCCTTAGAAATAGAACTGACTGAAGATGAGAAAAAAGTCTTACTGCAAAAAATCGTCGAAATCGGCGACCGTAAAGAAGTTATTACCAAAGAAGATTTACCCTATCTCATCAGCGATATTTTTGGCACAACAGGCGAACTCCCGTTTAAACTCCTACACTGTTCCGTAAATTCCACCTATGGCTTTAAATCACTGGCAGTGGTTCGCTGCTGTTATCTGGGTCAAACCCAAGAAGGCTATGCAAAAGGGGATGGTGGCTACGATGCATTTATGAATGCCATGAAAGACATCTTAACCGCCTTTCAATTGCCTATCCCGCAACTGATTGATTACATTGTGACCATCCCACCAGGCGGCAAAACTGATGCATTGGTGCAAACCATTATCACTTGGCAAGTACAACACAATGGCGACAGCAAAATGCTCACGACTCGCGGGGTGGACTCTGACCAGATTATGGCAGCCATTGAAGCCACCATTAAAATGGTCAATTTAACCATTCAACACTATGAACGGAATACTTATACAAACGACGGCAATGCAATACTGACAAGCCTCAATGTTACTGTTTAA
- a CDS encoding YcxB family protein — MSYQIEVHYNRAMIRYALNRFMLQRIGVWTLLLTIAALFCMPILLIFWNNLILLMFTIGLWLGVSLWGIIYLLRLRQSELILSKMSCPVAQMTFTPQHVIVSSSLGSSELKWLAFDEILQFKQAWLLIYARSGYINIPVQAMSDELRAFILACFKQAHAQQAPLK; from the coding sequence ATGTCTTATCAAATAGAGGTTCATTATAATCGGGCGATGATTCGTTATGCGTTGAATCGCTTTATGTTGCAACGGATTGGTGTATGGACATTATTACTCACTATTGCCGCTCTGTTTTGTATGCCTATTTTGTTGATTTTTTGGAATAATTTAATTTTATTAATGTTTACCATTGGTTTATGGCTGGGGGTTAGTCTATGGGGGATTATTTATCTATTACGTCTGCGTCAAAGTGAATTAATTCTTTCTAAAATGTCTTGCCCTGTTGCACAAATGACATTCACGCCCCAGCATGTCATTGTCTCTTCGAGCTTAGGCTCAAGCGAATTAAAATGGTTAGCATTCGATGAAATTCTCCAATTTAAGCAAGCGTGGTTGCTGATTTATGCACGCTCAGGCTATATCAATATTCCTGTTCAGGCGATGTCTGATGAATTACGTGCTTTTATTCTGGCTTGTTTTAAACAAGCTCACGCCCAGCAAGCACCGTTAAAATAA
- the queE gene encoding 7-carboxy-7-deazaguanine synthase, whose translation MTYHIKEIFYTLQGEGAQTGRASVFCRFTGCNLWSGQEIDRATATCQFCDTDFNGITGEGGGKFKTANELAAAIAQTWSAQQDARAQPYVVCTGGEPLLQLDSALVSALHRAGFSVAIETNGTLPAPAGIDWICVSPKANTQLVLTSGQELKLVYPQYHAMPERFAHLNFQHFFLQPLDNENHQLNTQQAIQYCLTHPQWRLSLQTHKLLGIP comes from the coding sequence ATGACGTATCATATAAAAGAAATTTTTTATACCTTACAAGGTGAAGGTGCTCAAACTGGCAGAGCCTCCGTGTTTTGTCGTTTTACGGGCTGCAATTTATGGTCAGGACAAGAAATAGACAGAGCGACCGCAACCTGTCAGTTTTGTGATACTGATTTCAATGGTATTACAGGGGAAGGCGGTGGCAAATTTAAAACAGCCAATGAACTTGCTGCTGCAATTGCACAAACATGGTCAGCGCAACAAGACGCACGCGCTCAACCTTATGTTGTATGCACAGGGGGCGAACCCTTATTGCAACTCGATAGCGCGCTAGTTTCTGCATTGCACCGTGCAGGATTTAGCGTTGCCATAGAAACCAATGGAACACTGCCAGCCCCCGCAGGCATTGATTGGATTTGTGTCAGTCCAAAAGCGAATACCCAATTAGTGTTAACCAGTGGGCAAGAATTAAAATTAGTGTACCCTCAATACCACGCGATGCCTGAACGGTTTGCACACTTAAATTTCCAACATTTTTTTTTACAACCACTGGATAACGAAAACCATCAGCTAAACACACAGCAAGCAATTCAGTATTGTTTAACACATCCACAATGGCGGTTGAGTTTGCAAACACATAAATTATTAGGCATTCCTTAA
- a CDS encoding DMT family protein — protein MPVILQTVILLSLSNIFMTFAWYAHLKHLNTQAWYIAALLSWGVALFEYLLQVPANRIGYTELSLPQLKILQEFITLSIFVPFSLFYMQQPLKLDYLWAALCLMGAVYFIFRS, from the coding sequence ATGCCCGTTATTCTACAAACTGTGATATTGTTAAGTTTATCCAATATTTTTATGACATTTGCGTGGTACGCGCATCTTAAGCATTTAAATACGCAAGCTTGGTACATAGCTGCCTTGTTAAGCTGGGGGGTTGCCTTATTTGAATATTTATTACAAGTACCTGCAAACCGTATTGGTTACACCGAGTTAAGTTTGCCACAACTCAAGATTTTGCAAGAATTCATCACATTAAGCATTTTTGTGCCTTTTTCCCTTTTTTACATGCAACAACCGTTAAAGCTAGATTACTTATGGGCGGCACTTTGTTTAATGGGAGCGGTTTACTTTATTTTTCGTAGCTAA
- a CDS encoding DUF3592 domain-containing protein: protein MRKHYLFPIFAGLIMLMGVSLLAVGFIEFNHARDSVNWLETTGKIIQSHVSQKSVSRDQHEQLMYIPQIRYEYTFEGRIYQSDRVNFLPQSTTQVDAEAVSQRYPVGKIVTVYCNPDNLQLAVLEVGASQQNYEPLILGVFLLVLGSFLLRKHYKK, encoded by the coding sequence ATGCGTAAACATTATCTTTTCCCCATTTTTGCTGGTTTAATCATGCTGATGGGTGTTAGCTTATTAGCCGTCGGCTTTATAGAATTTAATCACGCCCGCGATAGTGTGAATTGGCTAGAAACAACAGGAAAAATCATTCAGTCTCATGTGAGTCAAAAATCCGTGAGTCGTGATCAACATGAACAACTGATGTACATTCCACAAATTCGTTATGAATACACATTTGAAGGTCGTATTTATCAATCTGACCGTGTTAATTTTTTGCCTCAAAGTACAACACAAGTAGATGCAGAAGCGGTTAGCCAACGCTATCCCGTTGGTAAAATCGTTACGGTTTATTGTAATCCTGATAATTTACAACTGGCTGTTTTAGAAGTTGGCGCAAGTCAGCAAAACTATGAACCTTTGATTTTAGGTGTTTTTCTATTGGTTCTGGGTTCATTTTTACTGAGAAAGCACTATAAAAAGTAG
- a CDS encoding ABC transporter ATP-binding protein — MPEEIVIELQAVSKHYTQKHPVFTDINLQVKQGEFFGLVGVNGAGKTTLIKSLLDFCNINQGNIYLFNQAHTNPNARQQLAFFPEQFAPPAFLTGQGFLQYMARLHQQPYEIERIISICQAIDLAVDALQRPIKSYSKGMAQKLGLAACFAAQKKLLVMDEPMSGLDPKARAYLKRYLLDLKVQGVSLFFSTHLLVDVENLCDRMAILHAGQLRFVGTPADCCAQFNSPNIEQAYLNCIA; from the coding sequence ATGCCTGAAGAGATAGTGATTGAATTACAAGCGGTGAGTAAACACTACACCCAGAAACATCCTGTTTTTACTGATATTAATTTGCAAGTAAAGCAAGGGGAGTTTTTCGGCTTAGTAGGGGTTAATGGTGCAGGAAAAACGACTTTAATCAAAAGCCTTTTAGATTTTTGCAATATTAATCAAGGAAATATCTATTTATTTAATCAAGCACATACCAATCCTAATGCAAGACAACAATTGGCATTTTTTCCTGAACAGTTTGCCCCGCCTGCATTTTTAACAGGACAAGGATTTTTACAGTATATGGCACGACTGCATCAACAACCTTATGAAATTGAAAGAATCATATCAATTTGTCAGGCAATTGATTTAGCAGTTGATGCACTCCAACGACCGATAAAAAGTTATTCTAAAGGCATGGCGCAAAAATTAGGGTTAGCGGCTTGTTTTGCCGCACAAAAAAAATTATTGGTCATGGATGAACCTATGAGCGGTTTAGACCCTAAAGCACGCGCTTATTTAAAGCGTTATTTATTGGACTTAAAAGTTCAAGGGGTGAGCCTATTTTTTAGTACGCATTTATTAGTAGATGTTGAAAACTTATGCGACCGCATGGCAATTTTACACGCGGGACAATTACGTTTTGTGGGAACGCCTGCCGACTGTTGCGCACAATTCAACAGTCCGAATATCGAACAGGCTTATTTAAATTGTATTGCTTAA
- the accD gene encoding acetyl-CoA carboxylase, carboxyltransferase subunit beta: MSWFEKLLPSRIRTDGKKSTHTVPEGLWNKCPICQAVLYKSELERNFHVCPKCSHHIRINARQRLDSFLDPSPREEIGASLSPTDKLKFRDSKKYKDRIVQAQKATGEKDALIVMKGAVHSLPVVACAFEFNFMGGSMGSVVGERFVRGAQVALEQKIPFICFSASGGARMQEALFSLMQMAKTSAILNRLGKNGVPFISVLTDPTTGGVSASFAMLGDINIAEPNALIGFAGPRVIEQTVRETLPEGFQRSEFLLKHGVIDMIVDRREMRDTLASILGMLTRQPSPLVALLSHKANEDENDNEAD, from the coding sequence ATGAGCTGGTTTGAAAAACTTCTGCCCTCCCGTATCCGCACGGACGGTAAAAAAAGTACCCATACTGTCCCTGAAGGCTTATGGAATAAATGCCCAATCTGTCAGGCAGTTTTATATAAGTCTGAACTAGAACGTAATTTTCACGTTTGTCCGAAATGTAGTCATCATATTCGCATTAATGCACGTCAACGCTTGGATAGTTTTTTAGACCCCAGTCCACGTGAAGAAATTGGCGCAAGCCTATCACCTACGGATAAATTAAAATTCCGCGATAGCAAAAAATACAAAGACCGCATTGTTCAAGCCCAAAAAGCTACAGGGGAAAAAGACGCACTGATAGTGATGAAAGGCGCGGTACACAGCCTGCCAGTTGTTGCCTGTGCATTTGAATTTAACTTTATGGGCGGTTCTATGGGAAGCGTGGTCGGCGAACGCTTTGTTCGGGGCGCGCAAGTCGCATTAGAGCAAAAAATTCCCTTTATCTGCTTTTCTGCCAGCGGTGGTGCGCGGATGCAAGAAGCCCTGTTTTCCCTGATGCAAATGGCAAAAACCAGCGCGATATTAAATCGTTTGGGAAAAAATGGTGTCCCGTTTATTTCCGTCTTAACGGACCCCACCACAGGGGGCGTATCTGCCAGTTTTGCCATGTTAGGCGATATCAATATCGCAGAACCTAACGCATTAATTGGCTTTGCAGGTCCTAGAGTTATTGAGCAAACGGTACGCGAAACCTTGCCAGAAGGTTTCCAACGCAGCGAGTTTTTATTAAAACATGGTGTGATTGATATGATTGTCGACCGCCGTGAAATGCGCGATACCTTAGCCAGTATTTTAGGGATGTTGACCCGCCAACCCTCGCCTCTCGTTGCGTTACTGTCTCATAAAGCCAATGAAGACGAAAATGATAACGAAGCCGATTAA
- the trmB gene encoding tRNA (guanosine(46)-N7)-methyltransferase TrmB, with the protein MQSPSHIRSFVRRNGRMTPSQQLAYTDLWSHYGIEPDGVLDLNAIFARTQPKHLEIGFGMGDALIAMAQQHPDVDYIGIDVHLPGFGKVLKQIEAEQLSNIRLINGDAVLLLQHHLAIASLDAVYLFFPDPWHKKRHNKRRLVQPDFVELLASRLKVGGLFHLATDWQDYAEQMLQVVEACPHFQNLTAPNSYAPRPADRPLTKFELRGQRHGHGVWDLRYQKIEPTQD; encoded by the coding sequence ATGCAATCGCCTTCTCATATTCGTAGTTTTGTCCGTCGTAATGGACGCATGACCCCTTCTCAACAACTGGCTTATACTGACCTGTGGTCGCACTACGGTATTGAACCTGATGGCGTGCTTGATTTAAATGCTATTTTTGCACGAACGCAACCGAAACATTTAGAAATCGGTTTTGGTATGGGAGATGCTTTGATTGCTATGGCACAACAACATCCTGACGTTGACTACATCGGCATTGATGTTCACTTACCGGGTTTTGGTAAAGTCTTAAAGCAAATTGAAGCCGAACAATTAAGTAATATTCGCTTAATCAATGGTGATGCCGTCTTGTTGTTGCAACATCATCTTGCTATCGCTAGCTTAGATGCGGTCTATCTCTTCTTTCCTGACCCTTGGCATAAAAAACGCCACAATAAACGCCGTTTAGTTCAACCCGATTTTGTCGAATTACTCGCAAGTCGTTTAAAAGTTGGAGGACTCTTTCATTTAGCAACAGATTGGCAAGATTATGCTGAACAAATGTTGCAAGTTGTCGAAGCCTGCCCACACTTTCAAAATCTAACCGCTCCAAACAGTTACGCCCCCCGTCCTGCTGACCGTCCCTTAACAAAATTTGAATTGCGCGGGCAACGCCACGGGCATGGCGTTTGGGATTTGCGTTATCAAAAAATTGAACCAACTCAAGACTAA
- a CDS encoding PhoX family protein, protein MKDRQFYDLPEEIGNPHPNNPHFNDILEIRLSRRQVLQGSLGLAITSMFGVSLAGCNSDDDEEDLPSLGFKSVPVSAEDKHVVPEGYSAKVLYRWGDPVSDGPAFRFDASNTAAEQMVQAGAHHDGMHYFPIDQLTGGNSSSHGLLVMNHEYIDDALLNTTGGYRDDKAGYTIEKANKEMAAHGVSVIEVRKSGSDWVVVRPSNYARRISTHTPMTLSGPAAGSRLMQTSADATGREVIGTINNCANGMTPWGTYLTCEENYQNYFIVPNASELTTEMQAIISRDRVSSSGTNYSWEVHYDRFNVNKEPHEVNRFGWVVEIDPFNPTSKPIKRTALGRFSHENAAYVLTNDNRVVVYLGDDKTNEFIYKFVSNRAYDKNNRTANMAVGTGILDDGILYVAQYKADGTGVWLPLIHGQNGLTAENGFADQAEVLIKTRIAATLVGATPMDRPEWVAINPKNKQVYITLTNNSGRGTTNNPATDAANPRAKNIMGHILRWTETNNDPAALTMKWDIYVLAGNPSSSVAENKGNIKGDIFACPDGLWFDDTGRLWIQTDMSDSVMLDGEMAAFGNNQMLASDPTTGEIRRFFTGPIGCEVTGVITTPDQKTMFINIQHPGDVPKGLQTQLGTSRPTPANPHVASNWPDFESNGRPRSSTIVITKNNSGKIGS, encoded by the coding sequence ATGAAAGACAGACAATTTTATGATTTACCAGAAGAAATTGGCAATCCACACCCAAATAATCCACACTTTAACGATATTTTAGAAATTCGCTTATCTCGTCGCCAAGTGTTACAAGGAAGCTTAGGTTTAGCCATTACCTCCATGTTTGGTGTTAGCCTTGCTGGTTGTAATAGTGATGATGACGAAGAAGATTTACCCAGTCTCGGTTTTAAATCCGTTCCTGTCAGTGCAGAAGATAAACATGTTGTCCCTGAAGGCTATAGCGCGAAAGTGTTATATCGCTGGGGAGACCCTGTTTCTGATGGTCCTGCATTCCGCTTTGATGCCTCCAATACCGCAGCGGAACAAATGGTACAAGCTGGCGCGCATCATGATGGGATGCACTACTTCCCCATCGACCAATTAACAGGTGGTAACTCCTCTAGTCATGGCTTATTAGTCATGAACCATGAATATATAGACGATGCCTTGTTAAATACAACGGGTGGATACCGCGACGATAAAGCGGGCTATACCATTGAAAAAGCCAATAAAGAAATGGCTGCACATGGGGTTAGCGTCATTGAAGTGCGTAAAAGTGGCAGTGATTGGGTTGTTGTTCGTCCCTCTAACTATGCACGTCGGATTAGTACTCATACCCCGATGACCTTGAGTGGCCCTGCGGCTGGTTCACGCTTAATGCAAACCAGCGCAGATGCAACAGGGCGTGAAGTAATTGGCACAATTAATAATTGTGCTAACGGCATGACTCCTTGGGGCACTTATTTAACCTGTGAAGAAAACTATCAAAACTACTTTATTGTGCCCAATGCCAGCGAATTAACGACTGAAATGCAAGCCATTATTAGTCGTGACCGCGTCAGCAGTAGCGGAACAAATTATTCATGGGAAGTCCACTATGACCGTTTTAATGTTAATAAAGAACCCCATGAAGTCAACCGTTTTGGCTGGGTTGTCGAAATTGACCCCTTTAACCCAACTTCTAAACCTATCAAACGTACAGCCTTAGGACGTTTTAGCCACGAAAACGCCGCATACGTTCTAACCAATGATAACCGTGTGGTCGTTTACTTAGGTGACGATAAAACCAATGAATTTATTTATAAATTTGTTAGTAATCGTGCTTATGATAAAAACAACCGTACAGCCAATATGGCAGTGGGAACGGGCATTTTAGACGATGGCATTTTATACGTTGCACAGTATAAAGCAGATGGTACAGGCGTTTGGCTACCGTTGATTCATGGACAAAATGGTTTAACCGCCGAAAATGGTTTTGCCGATCAAGCCGAAGTACTGATTAAAACCCGCATTGCGGCAACCTTAGTGGGTGCAACCCCCATGGATAGACCTGAATGGGTCGCAATCAATCCTAAAAATAAACAGGTTTATATCACGCTAACCAATAACTCTGGTCGTGGCACAACCAACAACCCCGCAACAGATGCAGCAAACCCCCGTGCAAAAAACATCATGGGGCATATTCTGCGCTGGACAGAAACCAATAATGATCCTGCTGCTTTAACAATGAAGTGGGATATCTATGTTTTAGCAGGTAATCCTTCTAGTAGCGTTGCTGAAAATAAAGGCAATATCAAAGGTGATATTTTTGCCTGTCCTGATGGCTTATGGTTTGATGACACTGGACGTTTATGGATTCAAACGGACATGAGCGACAGCGTTATGCTAGATGGAGAAATGGCAGCCTTTGGCAATAACCAAATGTTAGCCTCTGACCCAACTACAGGCGAAATTCGTCGCTTCTTTACAGGTCCTATCGGTTGCGAAGTCACAGGCGTGATTACCACACCAGACCAGAAAACCATGTTTATCAACATACAACATCCAGGGGATGTGCCAAAAGGCTTGCAAACCCAATTAGGGACAAGCCGTCCAACTCCTGCAAATCCGCATGTTGCCAGTAATTGGCCCGACTTTGAATCTAATGGTCGCCCACGTTCTTCAACCATCGTGATTACGAAAAATAACAGCGGGAAAATCGGCAGTTAA
- the rpmE gene encoding 50S ribosomal protein L31 — protein MKPEIHPAYAEINVTCSCGNTFKTRSTTKKDLHIDVCSACHPFYTGKQKILDTGGRVDKFRRKYGSKAA, from the coding sequence ATGAAGCCTGAAATTCATCCCGCCTACGCTGAAATCAATGTGACGTGTAGCTGTGGTAACACCTTTAAAACCCGCTCTACTACTAAAAAAGACTTACACATCGATGTGTGCTCTGCCTGCCATCCTTTTTATACAGGTAAGCAAAAGATTTTAGATACGGGCGGTCGCGTTGATAAATTCCGTCGTAAATATGGTAGCAAAGCCGCATAA